Below is a window of Dietzia timorensis DNA.
CGTCGACCTCGGCTTCGTCGAGGGCCCATCGATCCCGCACACGGTGTCCTCGTTGGATGTCGCCCGAGACGAGCTCGTCGTGGTCGTCCCGCCCGAGCACGCGTGGGCCTCACGTGGGCGTTCCCCGGCGGCCTCGCCTACGGAGAGCGGCGAGCCTCCGCCTGTGTCGGCGGAGGCTTTGGGGATGACGCCGCTGGTCATGCGCGAGCATGGCTCCGGAACCCGGACGACCTTCGAGTCGGCGCTCGCGGCGCTCGGTATCACCGCCGTTCCGCCGCTCATGGAATTCGGGTCCACTGCGGCGGTCCGCGAGGCCGTGTTCGCGGCCGACGCTCCGGCGGTGTTGTCCTCGTTGGCCGTGCAGCGGGACCTCGCCGACCGGCGGCTCGTGCGCGTCCCCGTCTCCGGGGTGGCGTTCCCTCGCACGCTGCGAGCGGTATGGAATCCGCGACGCCGTCCGCGCGGGCTCGCCGCGGACCTCCTTGCCGCGGCCGTCGCTTTCGGCCCCGGCCAGACTTCGCACCCGTGATGCCGCGCCCGTTTCGCAGAGGCCATCCGGCGAAGCACGCGGGCGCTCGAAATTGCCAAAACATTTCTCATCGAATCTTGTAGACACTGACTACAGAATGCGAAAGAAAATGCACGCGCCAGTTGGCCCACATCGTCCGGCGCCTTGCCAAGACAGCCGCCACTGCGGGACGCGATCACTGCGGTTGTCGGCACGGTCGGCTCGCCTCGCCGCGCAGCGAGGCAGGGACACGAAGCACGGTAGCCACAGGGCCACCACATCCCAACCCGGCACCCAAGCAACAAACCCCGTTACCAAGGCGCCGCCGAACCGTGACCCGTTCTTGCGTAGCGCAACGCGAAGCGAGGGACGATAACCCTATGAGCGCGCCGGGCACTCCGCTCGGCCCTGACTCCGAGGAGCTCACATGTCCAGCACAGTCAGCAAGGTTCGCGCAGCAACCGCCGTTTCCGCGGCGGCGCTCATGTCCACGATCGCACTCGCCCCCGCGGCCGGCGCGCAGTCCGTCGAGGATCCCTTCGGCGATATCACCGGTTCGCTCGGCGGCCCGGTCCCCTGCGATATCGATCCCGCACAGGTCGCCGCAGATACGCCCGGCCCCTTCCCCGACCGGCCCGAAGTCGGCTGGACGGTCGGCGAGCACAACGACCTCGGCTCCAATGTCGGCTACCTGTTCCTTGAGACCGAGGGCGGTACCGGCTCGTCGCCGACGAAGGTCCTGCTCTACCACCACTGTGATCTCACCGGAACGCAGACCGGCGACAAGAGCGCACGCCGCGTCCTCGGTTCGTCGTCCCAGTTCCACGTGTCCGTCGGCGAGTGGCATGCCCCGCCGGAGGGAGAACCGAACGCGGCCGCGACCTTCGACTACACCGTCTACGTGTGGAACCCCGTCGCCAACGACATGACCGGCATCGACGTCCCCTTCGGCATCAAGGTCTAGCCCGGCCACAGCCAGCCGCCATCGCGGCCCCGACATGGCAAGCGCCCGCAACGAGATACTTACTCGCTGCGGGCGCTGCATTGTCTTAATTTATGACGTCGGACCTACTCATCCGCCAGGTCGCCCGCCCTCGCCTGCACGATACATGCCGCCAGGTCCGCGCGAATCTGCCCCTGAGCCTCGACCGACAGCGGTGCGAACAAAGCCCTTTCGGCCTCGCGCACGACCACCCCCGCCTCGCGAACCAATTCCTGTCCCTGCTCTGTAAGCACGCTCGGCAACGCACGCCCCGAAGGAGCCATGTCCGGCCGCTCCAACAACCGGCGTTCCTCCAGTCTCCGCAACACGAGGTTCATAGATTGCCGCGATACAAAGGCTCGTCGCGCCAGTTCCGAGTTCGACAGCCCCGGATTCTGGCTAAGCAATTCGAGGCACGCGTACTGCGGAACCGTCAGCCCCATAGGCCTTAGCCCATCTTCCATCGCGCCCCGCAACGCAGAGTGCACCTGTTTGACCACGTACCCGAGCGAAAACTCCAGATCTCCCACAGACTCTTGACCCATGTCAGCATTGTGACATACCGTCGATGTCAGTCCATTGACATCAACGAGAGGACAGGGCATTGACTGGCAACGTCACATACTTCGAAGTCCCGAGCACCGACATCGAGGCCACCGAGAAATTCTGGGGCTCGCTCTTCGGCTGGAACTTCCGCGAAGGCAACCTCCCGGGCTACTCGATGATCGACGGCCCCACCCCGCTCGGCGGTTCCCCACACAACGAGGCATCCAAGCACCCGCGGATCTACTTCGCTGTCCCGGATATCGATGCCGCCGTCGCCCGAGTTCGCGAACTCGGTGGCACCGCCGACAACCCCGTCACGATCCCCTCGGGTGCATTCGCCCTCTGCACGGACACACAAGGCGTGGAATTCGGACTCTCCCTCGAACCGGACCAGTCCTAACCCCGCCCATCACACAAACAAACGCCCGCAGCGAGTTCCTCCCGGCGGTTTCTAGTGGTCGACGCAACACTGCTGTTAGTTGGTGGTGATTAGATCACGCAGACGCTCGGCTGGGGTATCCCAGTCGAGCGTTTTGCGTGGACGGCCGTTGAGTTCCTGGGCGACGTGCTCGAGATCGGTAGGACTGTGAACGCTCAGGTCGGTGCCCTTGGGGAAGTACTGCCGCAGCAGGCCGTTGGTGTTCTCGTTGCTTCCGCGCTGCCAGGGGCTGGCAGGGTCGCAGAAGTAGACCTGCATGTCGGTGGCGACCGTGATCTGCTTGTGTCGGGCGAGTTCGGCACCTTGATCCCAGGTCAGCGATCCGCGTAGGTGCGCGGGCAGATCACCGATCGCGGTGATGAGCGCGTCGCGGACCTGTTCGGCGTCGTGCCCGTCGGGCAGGTGCAGCAACATCGTGTAGCGGGTGGCACGCTCGACGAGAGTCCCGATCACGGATTTGTTCTGCTCACCGGTGATCAGATCCCCTTCCCAATGCCCGGGAACAGCGCGGTCGTCCACTTCGGCGGGACGGTCGCTGATCATTACCATCGGGTCGACGAACCGCTGATACCGCTCACCTTCTTTCCGCTGCGGCTTACGCTTGGTCCGCCCAGTCCGGAGTGCGTGCTGCACTTCCTTCTTCAGACCGCCGCGGGCTTGGAAATACAGCGCTTGATAGATCGTTTCGTGGCTCACCCGCATGCTTTCGTCGTCGGGATGATCCCGCCGCAGACGGTGCGAGATCTGCTCCGGCGAAAGTTTTCTCGACAAGCCTTCCTCGACCGCTGCCCGCAGGACTTTGTTCACCACCAGTTTGGACCGCTTCGGCCGCACCCGCGCCGCCGCCGCATCGCGATGCGCCTGATGCGGCAGATACCGGCCAGCGATGCTGTGCTCGCGTACCTCGCGGGAGATGCTGGAGACATTCTTGCCGATCCGGGCAGCGATCGTGCGCATCGAATCCTTGACCACCAGCCCATCGGCGATCGCAATCCGGTCATCGAGAGATAGGTAACGGGTACTGATCACCGGAGATGCTGCGGCGTCTACGCAGGTCGCACTAGTCACGGTTTGTTTGTAGACCGTGCCGGATCGATAATCCACGACCCGACCGTCCGGATAGATCCGCGTGTTGCGGGTACGACGGATTCCCTGACGCCAGTCCCGGCCGGTGCGCTCGTTGACTCCCACCTCGCGGGCCGCGCGCGCTGCGGTCCAACCCTGATCCATCAACTCGAGGAACCGTTTCTTGGCCTCCGGCTTACCGAACGCCCGCGGGGCAGCGTCAACCAGACCAGCAGCGACCAAAATTCGACGAGCCACGCAGAACGCCACACCGCACTCGATCGCTGCCTTGTTGATCGACCCGGTGCGATCGAACACCTCCACGATCTGCCTCGAGTCGGCCGGCTTGCCCGCTCCACGCAGGCGCCCCACCGGCCGACCGATCGCCCGCAAAATCGCATAACACCGCTGCCGTGGCACACCCACCACCACAGCGGCTTCCTTCACCGGAACCCCGGCATCAACCAGCCGCGCTAACTGGTCACCGAACTGAACACAGTCCTCCTGAAACGACATGATCGCCGCAACCTCTCATCTGAGAGTGTTGCGACGATCATGTGAACCCGCGCCCTCGCTGCGGGCGCTCTTCTTTATTCACTTATGACGTCGGACCTGCTGATCCCCAATGGTCACCGCGATAGGCTTCGATCCGAAGGGGACGCAGCTACCCGTGGCGCTATTCGCCGTTGTCGTTGGCCAGAAAGGGGAACATCCACGCGAGCTGCGGAGGTACCGAAACCCCTGCCGGCAGCGTGATCACGCCGCTATTCAACGCGTGTACGAGGCCGCCGAATGCGAGTCCGCCAAGCGCCAGCGAACCGAGACCGAGAGCCAACGCGCTCGACGGTCCCGCCGTCGACGACACCGCACTGTTGGTCGACGATCCCACGCTGACGTGGCTACCTGCAGCCGATGCAGATCCGCCTGGAAGCGAACCCGTGCCGCTCGAACCGTTACCGAGCGACCCGGCGAGCATGTCGGGGAGCTGCCCCAGCGAGCCGAGTCCGAGTCCAAGCGAGCTCAGAGACCCAAGACCTAGATTGTCGAGAGACCCCGTTTCCGTTGACCCCGGGGTGTCCGAACCAGTGCCCGTCGAGCCGTTGCCGGGCGATCCGTTGCCGGTCGATCCGTTGCCGGTCGACCCGTTCCCTTCCGAGCCGTTGCCCGTCGAGCCGGGAACACTCGAACCATTGCTGCTCGAGCCATTTCCGACGGAACCGGTGAAGAGTCCTGGAATCAGGCCGAGCGAACCAAGTCCGAGTGCAAGCGAGCCAAGCGAACCCGCACCGAGGTTCGATAGCGATCCGGCGTCCGAGGAGCCATCGCCGGCCGAGCCGTCTCCGAGCGAACCTCCGCCTAGAGAACCGCTGCCCAGAGAGTCCGAGCCGAGAGAGCCGAGCGAGTCGCTGCCCAGGCTTCCACTACCTCCGTCGTCATTCTCCAAATCCTCGGAAACCGTGACGGTTGCGGTCACAGTATCCGTAGTTGCGTCCGGGTACGTCACGACGACCGGAACCTCAATCGAATCGCCTGGCACGGCTTCTGCGGGCGGGGTCGTGGTCACGGCACCCGTGATCGCGTCGACGTCCACCTGCCAACCGGCGGGAGCGGAGTAATCCGAGGGCAGAGCGAAGCGGGTGCCTGCGGGCAGATCAGTGTCGCCGGTCTGCGGAAGCGTGGCGGGATGGCCGGCGACCGCTTCGCCCGGCTCATATCCTGGATTCTGGCACGACGCGATCGACGAGCCGTTGAGCTCCGCGCGCATGCCGTAGGCGGTGTTGTTGCTGGCCGCATCCGGAAGCACCCCACCCGCAGTGGGTAGTGAGAACGCGATCATCGCTGTGGACTTTGCGGGCATCGAGCCGATGTCGACGGTAAGAGTCTTGGCAGCCGCGTCGACGGTCACCGGCAGGGTGCGCTGGATCGGGGTGTATCCCGCCGGGGCCCCACCGAAGCGTTCCGCCCAGGTCCGGCCCGGGGCCGTTGCCGTCGGGGCGGTCTCCCACCCATTGCTCTGCTCGACCTGCGCTGCCGATAGGTTCTGGATGGCCGCCTGGTCGTAGTCTTCGTCGTCCAGGTGGAAAACAAGCTTGCCATTCGCGATCTGATCGTCGATCGAGATCGGGACGCGCCACCTCACCAAAGCCTGCCCGAGGGTGAAGTGCTGCAGCGAAGCGTGCCCGGCCCCGAGAGCAGGCCCACCGGACATCACATTTTGGATCCAGCCCGAATTGGACGCCGGCTTATCCGAAACCGTCGAAAGCTGCCGAGAGTACACGGCCTGCAGGTTCCATTTGATCTGGCAGGTCGCCGGATCCGAGAGATTGCCCTGCGCGGTCACGGGTGCGCTGGCAAACGTGTTCTGCTTGTAGATGTCCTGCGAGATGTTCGCCTGCTGCGCGTTTGCGGTCGCGGCGTAGTTCGCTGGCACCGCCGCCGGCACCAGCGCGACCATCGCGCTCGCCGAAAGGACTGCGGTTGCGCATAGCGCAGTTGTGCGCCGGTTACGGATCTGATATTTCAATTTTCCCCCTGTTGTGCATGACGTTGCTCGCCACTTCTCCCCTGTCGAAATGGCTTCATGCGAATTTTTCGGTGGGCGCCGACTGTACCGCGCCTCTATCCGACATTAAGACTATCTGTGTGCTTTTCTTTTTTGTTACACACCTTTCTGTAAGCCTTTCACCAAAGCCACATCCTGCCCACGAGTAACAGAATGTGTTTAGTAAGCCTGAGTAATCGCCGTTCTACAGCGCGGACCACGCAGGTGAAGCCACATCTTTCTTCGCGATTGCCTAACCTTCGCCGCCGTCGAGCTGCATGGCGTAATGTTTCATTTATTTTATGACTCCGTCGCTAGCCACCCCTTTTTAGTGGAAAAGCGTGTCGTCCACGCCTTCATCCCCCGCCTCCATCACGTCCACCTATGACGTCGCAGGCAAGGTGCCGCACGCGCGCGAGAGCCCTCCCGCCCCAAGACACGCATTCGCTCGGGCGAAGCCGCTCGCGGGAACTGCATAGTGAGAATTCGATTAGGCTCGACTTCATAGAACCGAGCACCCCTGGGCTTCTCGAATCAAATAGATGGCGGCTTCCACCGAGGCAAGGCGATTGGCGCATGACCAGCAGCGACCCCAACTGGCGACAACTTCTAGCCGACGAGCGCGCCTATGCCCAGTCGAGGGCCGATGAGCTCCGCGACTCTCTCGACGCACTCATTCGCAAGCGCCAAAACGAGTCTGACGACGACGAACACGATCCCGAGGGAGACTCGCTGTCGTCGCAATGGTCAATGCTCACGGGGCTGTTGGAGTCGTCCAAAAGACAACTCCGCGAGATCGACGAGGCCTCCGCTCGACTAGCCGAGGGCGCGTACGGGTTCTGCTCGTCGTGCGGCGAGCCGATTCCAGAGGGGCAGCTGATGGCCCGCCCCTTCCGCGCGCATTGCGTTGAGTGCGCCAAAACACGAGAGTCGCCGGCGTAGTCGCCGGCCCTTTCGCCGAGTTTGGCCGATCAGGCGATCTCCGCCTGGCCCTCGCACGTCGAGTACGGCGCCGCGCTCATGGGCACAGGATTGACGCTGCCGACGATGATCAGCGGGAACAACACCGACAGCGGGAACCCCTCGGCGCTTCCCTCGACCCGCCACGTCACCGTGCCGACACCGGTGGGCACGTCGAAGTACGCGAACGGGGCATCGCCACCGAACGGCCCGAACGGCACCTCGCCTGTCTCGTCCGTGGTCGTGTTCGTCCAGTGGAACGTTCCCGAGGTGTTGGTAAACCACGATCCGCCCTCAATCGACACGTCCGCGACGCCGGATTCGCCCTCCTTGGTGACAACCTGCACGTCGACGCTCGTGGCGACCGAACCGAGAGACGGGTCGAGCCCGACACACTGCCCGCCCGCGACGGCGGAACCGAGGTCTCCGGAGCCGGCGGAGGCGAGGCCGCCCCCGGCCAGCGCGGCAACGGAGCCGGGGAACATCTCCGCGGAGTTCACGGCACCTTCGAGCGAGTTCGGGTCGATGGATCCGGTCGGCTGCGCGGAGGCAGTCGCGGGGATAGTGACCATCAAGGCGCAAGCCGAAAAGGCTGCGGCGCCGCGGGCAATGGTGGAAGGTTGCATGGCAATTCCTTTGAAGTGATACGAGAGCCCATCCGCCTCTGGTTAGACTCTGCAACAATCGATTAACGGTGTCAACGTTTTTCACCCGATCGCGCCACACGAATCCACGGGGAGGAAGGAGCGGCGCCGCGATGGCCACCCACACGCTCGAAACAGAAACCTACCGCCGCGAACTCACGGTCCACTGCTACCGATTCTTCGGCAGCCTCACCGACGCAGAGGACGCCGTCCAGGAAACGATGCTCCGCGCATGGACGCGCGAAAAGGACCTCGAAAAGCGCTCGTCCCTGCGCAAGTGGCTCTATTCGATCGCCACCAACGTGTGCATCGACATGCAGCGCGCCCCGCAGCGCCGCTCCCTCCCCATGGACCTCGTCGACTCCGGCAATGTCCCCACCACGCAGGACCCACTCACCACCCGTCCCGAGCGCACGTGGATCGGCCCTATCCCCGACGCCCGCCTCGGCCACGCCGGCGACCCCTCCGAACTCACCCTCCAGCGGGACTCGGTCCGCCTCGCCTTTATCGCCACGCTCCAGCACCTGCCGCCCCGCCAGCGCGCGGTCCTCATCCTCCGCGACGTCCTCGCGTGGTCGGCGAAAGAATGCGCGGAACTCCTCGACGACAGCGTCGCATCCATCAACTCCGCGCTTTCCCGCGCCCGCCTCACCATGGCGGAGCACGACCCCGCCGGAACAAGCACCACGTTGGATGACGCCGCAGATGCCTTACTCCGCGAGTACGTATCCGCCTTCGAAGCCTTCGACATATCGCGCCTCGTGGAGCTGCTCGCAGAGGATGCTCGATTCAGCATGCCGCCGTTCGAACTATGGCTCCGCGGCCGCGACTCCATCGAGCAGTGGTGGCGCGGGCCGGGCCAGGTGTGCCGCAATGCCCGAACGATCATCACGACCGCGAACGGCCAGCCGGCGGTCGCCGTCTATCACTCGGCGGGCCCGGGCCAGTGGGCCCCTTTCGCAATCCACGTGCTCGACGTCGCCGACGACAGAATCTCGATGATCACCCAGTTCATCGGCCCCGAGCACTTCCACGACTTCGGCCTGCCGCCGAAGCTGGACGAACACCCGGCCTAGAACCAAAGGCACACCCACGCGCGAAAAAATCTTCGCCCCCACCGATCATTTCCGCGCGCCCGCTCCGTCTGTATTGGTGAAAGCATTTCGCACACCAAGAAAGGCGCACACCATGTCCACGAAAATCATTGCCGGTCTCTTCTACTCCCTCGACGGCGTCGTGGAGAGCCCCGACCAGTGGCAGTTCGACGCGTTCGGCCCCGAAGAAAGCGCGACGATGAGCGAGCTCGTCTCTAACGCCACCGAGATGGTCATCGGCCGCACGCTCTGGCAGGAGTGGTCGGAATTCTGGCCGCAGGCAGGCGGCCCCTTCGGCGAGTGGGTCAACCCCGTCCGCAAGCACGTCCTTTCCAGCCAGCACTCGGGCGATCTCGACTGGAACAGCACCGTCATCGACGGCGACGTGGAAACTTACATCCGCGACCTCAAGGAATCCACCTCCGGCGACATCGTCGTCTCCGGCGTCGAGGCCGTGCGCTCACTCTTCCTCGCCGGCCTCATCGACGAGCTCACGCTCACCACGCACCCCGTCATCGCAGGCCACGGCAAGAAGCTCTTCGATGCCGAGACGCCGATCACCCGCCTCCAGCTCCTTCGCACCACCGGAACTCCGGCGGGCAACGTCATTTCCACATACGCGCTCAAAGACACCAATGGATGACGTCGGACGCCGAAGCGCTTCAAGCCGCTAGGCGATGTCCGCCGCGCCGGTGCAGGTCGATACCGGGGTGGTGATGACCGGACCTTCGCCGAAGATGCCAACCGCAGATAGCGGCACGGAGACGGAGAACGGCACGGCTTCCTGGCGGGCGTCGGCGTGCCATGTCACATGGCCGGCGCCAGTGGGGATGTCGTGATACGCGTAAGCCGCGTCCGCAATGAGGGGACCGAAGTCCACCGCGCCCGAAGCGCCAGTGGTCTCGTTGGTCCAGTGCAGCGTGCCCACAGTTCCGCTGACGATACCGCCGAGGAATT
It encodes the following:
- a CDS encoding LysR family transcriptional regulator, with protein sequence MPLSARVPDLDVLDSLVTTARCGSMGAAANLLGLSQQAVSARVRTAERLLGVVVFVRSPSGVAPTDSGRSILTWADEVLRAAAALDAGAADLRGDPLASASVAVSNTVSEWLFPKWAATVRRQNPQAKISAIPGNSEQVLDAVQSDRVDLGFVEGPSIPHTVSSLDVARDELVVVVPPEHAWASRGRSPAASPTESGEPPPVSAEALGMTPLVMREHGSGTRTTFESALAALGITAVPPLMEFGSTAAVREAVFAADAPAVLSSLAVQRDLADRRLVRVPVSGVAFPRTLRAVWNPRRRPRGLAADLLAAAVAFGPGQTSHP
- a CDS encoding MarR family winged helix-turn-helix transcriptional regulator translates to MGQESVGDLEFSLGYVVKQVHSALRGAMEDGLRPMGLTVPQYACLELLSQNPGLSNSELARRAFVSRQSMNLVLRRLEERRLLERPDMAPSGRALPSVLTEQGQELVREAGVVVREAERALFAPLSVEAQGQIRADLAACIVQARAGDLADE
- a CDS encoding VOC family protein, translated to MTGNVTYFEVPSTDIEATEKFWGSLFGWNFREGNLPGYSMIDGPTPLGGSPHNEASKHPRIYFAVPDIDAAVARVRELGGTADNPVTIPSGAFALCTDTQGVEFGLSLEPDQS
- a CDS encoding IS30 family transposase, whose product is MDQGWTAARAAREVGVNERTGRDWRQGIRRTRNTRIYPDGRVVDYRSGTVYKQTVTSATCVDAAASPVISTRYLSLDDRIAIADGLVVKDSMRTIAARIGKNVSSISREVREHSIAGRYLPHQAHRDAAAARVRPKRSKLVVNKVLRAAVEEGLSRKLSPEQISHRLRRDHPDDESMRVSHETIYQALYFQARGGLKKEVQHALRTGRTKRKPQRKEGERYQRFVDPMVMISDRPAEVDDRAVPGHWEGDLITGEQNKSVIGTLVERATRYTMLLHLPDGHDAEQVRDALITAIGDLPAHLRGSLTWDQGAELARHKQITVATDMQVYFCDPASPWQRGSNENTNGLLRQYFPKGTDLSVHSPTDLEHVAQELNGRPRKTLDWDTPAERLRDLITTN
- a CDS encoding YPDG domain-containing protein; protein product: MKYQIRNRRTTALCATAVLSASAMVALVPAAVPANYAATANAQQANISQDIYKQNTFASAPVTAQGNLSDPATCQIKWNLQAVYSRQLSTVSDKPASNSGWIQNVMSGGPALGAGHASLQHFTLGQALVRWRVPISIDDQIANGKLVFHLDDEDYDQAAIQNLSAAQVEQSNGWETAPTATAPGRTWAERFGGAPAGYTPIQRTLPVTVDAAAKTLTVDIGSMPAKSTAMIAFSLPTAGGVLPDAASNNTAYGMRAELNGSSIASCQNPGYEPGEAVAGHPATLPQTGDTDLPAGTRFALPSDYSAPAGWQVDVDAITGAVTTTPPAEAVPGDSIEVPVVVTYPDATTDTVTATVTVSEDLENDDGGSGSLGSDSLGSLGSDSLGSGSLGGGSLGDGSAGDGSSDAGSLSNLGAGSLGSLALGLGSLGLIPGLFTGSVGNGSSSNGSSVPGSTGNGSEGNGSTGNGSTGNGSPGNGSTGTGSDTPGSTETGSLDNLGLGSLSSLGLGLGSLGQLPDMLAGSLGNGSSGTGSLPGGSASAAGSHVSVGSSTNSAVSSTAGPSSALALGLGSLALGGLAFGGLVHALNSGVITLPAGVSVPPQLAWMFPFLANDNGE
- a CDS encoding TraR/DksA family transcriptional regulator; this translates as MTSSDPNWRQLLADERAYAQSRADELRDSLDALIRKRQNESDDDEHDPEGDSLSSQWSMLTGLLESSKRQLREIDEASARLAEGAYGFCSSCGEPIPEGQLMARPFRAHCVECAKTRESPA
- a CDS encoding sigma-70 family RNA polymerase sigma factor — its product is MATHTLETETYRRELTVHCYRFFGSLTDAEDAVQETMLRAWTREKDLEKRSSLRKWLYSIATNVCIDMQRAPQRRSLPMDLVDSGNVPTTQDPLTTRPERTWIGPIPDARLGHAGDPSELTLQRDSVRLAFIATLQHLPPRQRAVLILRDVLAWSAKECAELLDDSVASINSALSRARLTMAEHDPAGTSTTLDDAADALLREYVSAFEAFDISRLVELLAEDARFSMPPFELWLRGRDSIEQWWRGPGQVCRNARTIITTANGQPAVAVYHSAGPGQWAPFAIHVLDVADDRISMITQFIGPEHFHDFGLPPKLDEHPA
- a CDS encoding dihydrofolate reductase family protein; this encodes MSTKIIAGLFYSLDGVVESPDQWQFDAFGPEESATMSELVSNATEMVIGRTLWQEWSEFWPQAGGPFGEWVNPVRKHVLSSQHSGDLDWNSTVIDGDVETYIRDLKESTSGDIVVSGVEAVRSLFLAGLIDELTLTTHPVIAGHGKKLFDAETPITRLQLLRTTGTPAGNVISTYALKDTNG